One window of the Niallia circulans genome contains the following:
- a CDS encoding DUF402 domain-containing protein yields the protein MQVKRKFGNHKNWKRIVEKQYAQTFMKTEEFTGYLALFHSIKVVESVTKRYDQKAVCILDDGYMWLHQFPLYKHHSVTTMFNANGDIVQWYIDICLEIGIEKNVPWMDDLFLDIVMLPSNEIYLLDEEELENAYKENSITKQQYNLAWEEANGIIEQLKLDQFTLLALAKVQKKQMERLLK from the coding sequence ATGCAGGTAAAAAGAAAATTTGGTAACCATAAAAACTGGAAACGGATAGTAGAAAAGCAATATGCTCAAACGTTTATGAAGACAGAAGAGTTTACAGGATATTTGGCGCTCTTTCATTCAATAAAGGTAGTGGAATCAGTAACAAAAAGGTATGATCAGAAAGCTGTGTGTATCCTTGATGATGGCTATATGTGGCTTCATCAGTTTCCCTTATATAAACATCATTCTGTCACTACTATGTTTAATGCAAATGGTGATATTGTGCAGTGGTATATTGATATTTGTCTGGAAATTGGAATAGAGAAAAATGTTCCTTGGATGGATGATTTGTTTTTAGATATTGTAATGCTTCCATCTAACGAAATTTATTTACTGGATGAAGAGGAGCTGGAAAATGCATATAAAGAAAATTCAATCACGAAACAACAGTATAACCTAGCATGGGAAGAAGCGAACGGCATTATAGAACAATTAAAGCTTGATCAATTCACCTTATTAGCATTAGCTAAAGTACAGAAAAAACAAATGGAGAGGCTGTTAAAATAA
- a CDS encoding CPBP family intramembrane glutamic endopeptidase: MRELWLVQYLDMMESIPRAITSAVIKIAIWVTPVIFLVKVMEKHNPLSYLGLRYNFKKGLKWVCWVSLVFISYFVILNFIVLKSNIDFQMGLHEWLNIVLLVGITEEIVFRGFLLRKLMDSYKFWIANTITALLFVSIHFPIWFYKDLFEFSYLLNGITTTFVLGIILGFIYKKSNSLWSVIIVHSLYNLLVSLFY; encoded by the coding sequence GTGAGAGAATTATGGTTAGTCCAATACTTAGACATGATGGAGTCCATACCAAGGGCTATAACATCAGCAGTTATCAAAATAGCCATTTGGGTCACTCCTGTTATATTTTTGGTTAAAGTTATGGAGAAACATAATCCGTTATCCTATTTAGGCTTACGTTACAATTTTAAAAAGGGGTTAAAATGGGTATGTTGGGTGTCTTTAGTTTTCATATCTTATTTTGTAATTTTAAATTTTATCGTTTTAAAAAGTAATATTGATTTTCAAATGGGGTTGCATGAGTGGCTTAATATAGTTCTGTTGGTGGGAATTACTGAAGAAATTGTGTTTAGAGGTTTTTTACTAAGAAAATTAATGGATTCTTATAAATTCTGGATAGCAAACACAATTACAGCTTTGCTCTTTGTATCAATTCATTTCCCGATTTGGTTTTATAAAGACCTATTCGAGTTTTCATATCTTTTAAATGGCATAACAACGACCTTTGTTTTAGGTATTATATTGGGATTTATATATAAAAAGAGTAACTCACTTTGGTCAGTAATTATTGTTCACTCTTTATATAATTTGTTAGTATCACTGTTCTACTAA